The following are encoded in a window of Haloarcula laminariae genomic DNA:
- the argS gene encoding arginine--tRNA ligase, producing MFRQLRSEAEDALRSALTALDLPTGDLGIEEPPEDVDAVLASSAAFRLAGEVGAPPPKVAADIADAVDTEALDYVGSVTTQGPYVNFLPNDTYFAETLTGATDEAFGRLPDRETSVVVEHTSANPTGPVHVGRARNPIIGDALARVLDYAGYDVDRHYYVNDAGRQIAVFTWAYETFDESDLPDPERDSPEYEMVRYYRKGNAFLEEGPESEVEDAEAEIQAILKGLEDGDDDTYDRVAEVVDTVLGGMQTTLSRLPAEFDEFVKETRFMRNGDTDALVDRLKELDCAVYDEDAWQLELPEFEKNLVFLRSDGTSLYTTRDLAHHEWKFDNYDRAVTVLGEDHHLQADQLAAALELLGEDTDQLQQVFYSWVNLPEGGMSTREGTGIDLDDLLDEAIARARDEVESRLDDRTRGDLDEADIERIAHQVGVGAVRYDIVSKQPTKGITFEWERALDFEAQSAPYVQYVHARCCGITEDAGEIPDDPDFDQLGEPEELDLLRVLARFPAVIEEAADDLQPHTVATYTRTVAETFNAFYRECPVLDADEETRAARLALVAGTRHTVANALDAIGVEAPTSM from the coding sequence ATGTTCAGACAGCTCCGCTCCGAGGCCGAAGACGCGCTCCGTTCGGCGTTGACGGCTCTGGACCTCCCGACCGGGGACCTCGGTATCGAGGAGCCCCCGGAGGACGTCGACGCCGTACTGGCCTCGAGCGCCGCGTTCCGCCTGGCCGGCGAGGTCGGCGCCCCGCCGCCGAAGGTGGCGGCCGACATCGCCGACGCCGTCGACACCGAGGCGCTCGACTACGTCGGTTCCGTGACCACGCAGGGCCCGTACGTGAACTTCCTGCCGAACGATACCTACTTCGCCGAGACGCTGACCGGGGCGACCGACGAGGCGTTCGGTCGCCTCCCCGACCGCGAGACCAGCGTCGTCGTCGAGCACACCTCCGCGAACCCGACTGGGCCGGTCCACGTCGGCCGGGCGCGCAACCCCATCATCGGGGACGCCCTCGCCCGCGTACTCGACTACGCCGGCTACGACGTCGACCGCCACTACTACGTCAACGACGCCGGCCGCCAGATAGCGGTGTTCACCTGGGCCTACGAGACCTTCGACGAGAGCGACCTCCCCGACCCCGAGCGCGACTCCCCCGAGTACGAGATGGTCCGCTACTACCGCAAGGGGAACGCGTTCCTCGAAGAGGGTCCGGAAAGCGAGGTCGAGGACGCCGAAGCGGAGATACAGGCCATCCTCAAGGGGCTCGAAGACGGCGACGACGACACCTACGACCGGGTGGCCGAGGTCGTCGACACCGTGCTGGGCGGGATGCAGACCACGCTCTCCCGGCTCCCCGCCGAGTTCGACGAGTTCGTCAAGGAGACGCGGTTCATGCGCAACGGCGACACCGACGCCCTGGTCGACCGGCTGAAAGAGCTCGACTGTGCGGTCTACGACGAGGACGCCTGGCAACTGGAGCTCCCCGAGTTCGAGAAGAACCTCGTCTTCCTGCGCTCGGACGGGACCTCGCTGTACACGACGCGGGACCTGGCCCACCACGAGTGGAAGTTCGACAACTACGACCGCGCGGTCACCGTCCTCGGCGAGGACCACCACCTGCAGGCCGACCAGCTCGCGGCCGCGCTGGAGCTGCTGGGCGAGGACACCGACCAGCTCCAGCAGGTCTTTTACTCCTGGGTGAACCTCCCCGAAGGCGGGATGAGCACCCGCGAGGGCACCGGTATCGACTTAGACGACCTGCTCGACGAGGCCATCGCCCGCGCCCGCGACGAGGTCGAGTCCCGGCTGGACGACCGGACGCGGGGGGACCTAGACGAGGCCGACATCGAGCGCATCGCCCACCAGGTCGGCGTCGGCGCCGTCCGCTACGACATCGTCTCGAAACAGCCCACCAAGGGCATCACCTTCGAGTGGGAGCGCGCGCTGGACTTCGAGGCCCAGTCCGCGCCATACGTCCAGTACGTCCACGCGCGCTGCTGTGGCATCACCGAGGATGCCGGCGAGATTCCCGACGACCCCGACTTCGACCAGCTGGGCGAGCCCGAGGAGCTTGACCTCCTGCGCGTGCTCGCGCGGTTCCCCGCCGTCATCGAGGAAGCGGCCGACGACCTCCAGCCCCACACGGTCGCTACCTACACCCGCACCGTCGCGGAGACGTTCAACGCCTTCTACCGGGAGTGTCCCGTCCTCGACGCGGACGAGGAGACGCGAGCGGCGCGGCTCGCCCTCGTCGCCGGCACCCGTCACACCGTTGCGAACGCCCTGGACGCCATCGGGGTCGAGGCGCCGACCTCGATGTGA
- a CDS encoding DUF6276 family protein, whose protein sequence is MSCQSCGGETVAVPVSAELREYLPGDAPAVAVCRACLAMEPTDDAPEAVPDLTVLDDAVPSSPEAAVPLVLLVGLLDSLAVHRPEITALLERVEQAGTDPLLAVDRLADGYGADAHVDLAARRRQLEQLL, encoded by the coding sequence ATGTCCTGCCAGAGCTGCGGTGGCGAGACCGTCGCCGTGCCGGTGTCCGCGGAGCTACGCGAGTACCTGCCCGGCGACGCGCCGGCCGTGGCGGTCTGTCGGGCCTGCCTGGCGATGGAGCCGACCGACGACGCGCCCGAGGCCGTCCCGGACCTGACCGTCCTCGACGACGCCGTCCCGTCCAGCCCCGAGGCCGCCGTCCCGCTGGTGTTGCTCGTGGGGTTGCTCGACTCGCTGGCGGTCCATCGGCCGGAGATAACCGCCTTGCTCGAACGGGTCGAGCAGGCCGGGACGGACCCGCTGCTCGCCGTCGACCGCCTCGCGGACGGCTACGGCGCCGACGCCCACGTCGACCTCGCCGCCCGCCGCCGGCAGCTCGAACAGCTCCTCTGA
- a CDS encoding V-type ATP synthase subunit D — translation MAKDVKPTRKNLMQIEDRIELSERGHDTLEKKRDGLIMEFMDILDQAQDVREDLDDSYDRAQDAINMARAMEGDVAVRGAAAALKEHPELTTQSKNIMGVVVPQIDSTGVKKSLDERGYGVMGTSARIDEAADAYEELIENIILAAEVETAMKKMLEEIETTKRRVNALEFKLLPDLHDNKEYIEQKLEEQEREEIFRMKKIKAKKEEEEDAIAAEEANEEAEPLTADD, via the coding sequence ATGGCGAAGGACGTCAAACCGACTCGGAAGAACTTGATGCAGATAGAGGACCGCATCGAGCTCTCCGAGCGCGGGCACGATACGCTGGAGAAGAAGCGTGACGGCCTCATCATGGAGTTCATGGATATTCTCGACCAGGCACAGGACGTCCGGGAGGACTTGGACGACTCCTACGACCGCGCCCAGGACGCCATCAACATGGCCCGGGCGATGGAGGGCGACGTGGCGGTCCGCGGCGCCGCGGCCGCGCTCAAGGAGCACCCCGAACTGACGACCCAGTCGAAGAACATCATGGGCGTCGTCGTTCCCCAAATCGACTCGACGGGCGTCAAGAAGTCCCTGGACGAACGCGGCTACGGCGTGATGGGCACCTCCGCCCGCATCGACGAGGCCGCCGACGCCTACGAGGAACTCATCGAGAACATCATCCTCGCCGCCGAGGTGGAGACGGCGATGAAGAAGATGCTCGAAGAGATCGAGACCACGAAACGCCGCGTCAACGCCCTGGAGTTCAAGCTCCTGCCCGACCTCCACGACAACAAGGAGTACATCGAGCAGAAGCTCGAAGAACAGGAGCGAGAAGAGATTTTCCGCATGAAGAAAATCAAGGCCAAGAAGGAAGAGGAGGAGGACGCCATCGCGGCCGAGGAAGCCAACGAGGAAGCCGAGCCGCTCACGGCCGACGACTGA
- a CDS encoding DoxX family protein, with product MSAQSDTDGPSDQSSSSFRLGRLLYGGVLAVMAVDGLRNAESRAQYAEAKGVPMPEVSNKAAHGLLLFGGVGVSLWRLPRLAALAVATFFLGVTPMMHDFWAADEPEEAQQQQIQFLKNTALFGTALALLGVASRE from the coding sequence ATGTCAGCTCAGTCAGACACGGACGGTCCGAGCGACCAGTCATCGAGCTCGTTCCGCCTGGGCCGGCTGCTGTACGGCGGCGTCCTCGCCGTGATGGCCGTCGACGGGCTCCGGAACGCCGAGTCCCGCGCCCAGTACGCAGAGGCCAAGGGGGTCCCGATGCCGGAGGTCTCGAACAAGGCCGCCCACGGACTCCTGCTGTTTGGCGGCGTCGGCGTCTCGCTGTGGCGGCTCCCCAGGCTCGCCGCCCTCGCCGTGGCGACGTTCTTCCTGGGCGTCACCCCGATGATGCACGACTTCTGGGCGGCCGACGAGCCCGAGGAGGCCCAGCAACAGCAGATACAGTTCCTGAAGAACACGGCGCTGTTCGGGACGGCGCTGGCGCTGCTGGGCGTCGCGAGCCGGGAGTAG
- the prf1 gene encoding peptide chain release factor aRF-1, which yields MSEPQEQEQSDKQKYEFKKVIEELKGYEGSGTQLVSIYVPEDKLLSDVVAHVTQEHSEASNIKSKATRTAVQDALTSLKDRLRYYDVRPPENGMVLFSGAIDSGGGRTDMVTKVLESPPDPIESFRYHCDSAFLTEPLENMLADKGLFGLIVLDRREANVGWLKGKRVEPVKSASSLVPGKQRKGGQSAQRFARLRLEAIDNFYQEVAGMANDLMVPDRHEMDGVLVGGPSPTKDEFLDGDYLHHELQDMVLGKFDIAYTDESGLYDLVDAAEDVLEEHEMLQDKQVMEEFFKQLHDGDKATYGFDQTRQNLNMGAVEELLISEDLRKDVVAYTCENGHDEYDLIDSAKATPDHDCTRCSATVDAEEGEREDAIDHLMELADQRGTETVFISTDFEKGEQLLTAFGGVAGLLRYSTGV from the coding sequence ATGAGCGAGCCCCAGGAACAGGAGCAGTCGGACAAACAGAAGTACGAGTTCAAGAAGGTCATAGAGGAACTCAAGGGGTACGAGGGGTCGGGCACCCAGCTGGTCTCTATCTACGTGCCCGAGGACAAACTCCTCAGCGACGTGGTCGCCCACGTCACGCAGGAACACTCCGAGGCCTCGAACATCAAATCGAAGGCCACCCGAACGGCGGTCCAGGACGCCCTGACCTCCCTCAAGGACCGCCTGCGCTACTACGACGTGCGCCCGCCGGAGAACGGGATGGTGCTGTTCTCGGGCGCCATCGACTCCGGCGGCGGCCGGACCGACATGGTGACGAAGGTCTTAGAGTCGCCGCCCGACCCCATCGAGTCCTTCCGCTACCACTGTGACTCGGCCTTCCTCACCGAGCCACTGGAGAACATGCTGGCGGATAAGGGCCTCTTCGGCCTCATCGTGCTGGACCGGCGGGAGGCAAACGTCGGCTGGCTCAAGGGCAAACGCGTCGAGCCCGTCAAGTCCGCCTCCTCACTGGTCCCCGGCAAGCAGCGGAAAGGTGGCCAGTCCGCCCAGCGATTCGCCCGGCTTCGCCTGGAGGCCATCGACAACTTCTACCAGGAGGTCGCCGGCATGGCCAACGACCTGATGGTCCCGGACCGCCACGAGATGGACGGCGTCCTCGTGGGCGGCCCCTCGCCGACGAAAGACGAGTTCCTCGACGGCGACTACCTCCACCACGAGCTACAGGACATGGTGCTGGGGAAGTTCGACATCGCCTACACCGACGAGTCCGGCCTCTACGACCTGGTCGACGCCGCCGAGGACGTCCTGGAGGAACACGAGATGCTCCAGGACAAGCAGGTCATGGAGGAGTTCTTCAAACAGCTCCACGACGGGGACAAGGCCACCTACGGCTTCGACCAGACCCGCCAGAACCTCAACATGGGCGCCGTCGAGGAGCTGCTCATCTCCGAGGACCTCCGGAAGGACGTCGTCGCCTACACCTGCGAGAACGGCCACGACGAGTACGACCTCATCGACAGCGCGAAGGCAACCCCCGACCACGACTGTACGCGCTGTAGCGCGACGGTCGACGCCGAGGAGGGCGAGCGCGAGGACGCCATCGACCACCTGATGGAGCTGGCCGACCAGCGGGGCACCGAGACGGTGTTTATCTCTACGGACTTCGAGAAGGGCGAGCAGCTGCTGACCGCCTTCGGCGGTGTCGCCGGACTGCTTCGCTACTCGACGGGCGTGTAG
- a CDS encoding ATP synthase subunit B yields MKEYQTITEISGPLVFVETDEPVGYDEIVEIETSDGQMRRGQVLESASDYVAIQVFEGTEGIDREASVRFLGETMKMPVTEDLLGRVMDGTGQPIDGGPEIVPDERQDIVGAAINPFSREYPEEFIQTGVSAIDGMNTLVRGQKLPIFSASGLPHNDLALQIARQASVPEEEEGDDDEGSEFAVIFGAMGITAEEANEFMDDFERTGALERSVVFMNLADDPAVERTITPRLALTTAEYLAFEKDYHVLVILTDMTNYCEALREIGAAREEVPGRRGYPGYMYTDLAQLYERAGRIEGREGSVTQIPILTMPGDDDTHPIPDLTGYITEGQIYIDRDLNSQGVQPPINVLPSLSRLMDDGIGEGLTRADHADVKDQIFAAYAEGEDLRDLVNIVGREALSDLDNKYLDFADRFEDEFVDQGTDTDRDIDETLELGWDLLSMLPKDALNRIDEELIEEHYREDETAEEVAAD; encoded by the coding sequence ATGAAAGAGTACCAGACAATCACCGAGATAAGCGGCCCGCTGGTGTTCGTCGAGACCGACGAGCCGGTCGGCTACGACGAGATCGTCGAGATCGAGACCAGCGACGGCCAGATGCGCCGCGGCCAGGTGCTCGAATCGGCGAGCGACTACGTCGCCATCCAGGTGTTCGAGGGGACAGAGGGTATCGACCGCGAGGCCTCCGTCCGCTTCCTCGGCGAGACGATGAAGATGCCCGTCACCGAGGACCTGCTCGGGCGGGTCATGGACGGGACCGGCCAGCCCATCGACGGCGGCCCGGAGATCGTCCCCGACGAGCGCCAGGACATCGTCGGCGCGGCCATCAACCCCTTCTCCCGGGAGTACCCCGAGGAGTTCATCCAGACCGGGGTCTCGGCCATCGACGGCATGAACACGCTCGTGCGCGGCCAGAAGCTCCCCATCTTCTCGGCGTCCGGGCTCCCGCACAACGACCTCGCGCTCCAGATCGCGCGACAGGCGTCCGTGCCGGAGGAAGAGGAGGGCGACGACGACGAAGGGTCCGAGTTCGCCGTCATCTTCGGCGCGATGGGTATCACCGCGGAGGAGGCAAACGAGTTCATGGACGACTTCGAGCGCACCGGCGCGCTGGAACGCTCGGTCGTCTTCATGAACCTCGCGGACGACCCCGCCGTCGAGCGGACGATTACGCCGCGACTCGCGCTCACCACGGCCGAGTACCTCGCCTTCGAGAAGGACTACCACGTGCTGGTCATCCTGACGGACATGACCAACTACTGCGAGGCGCTGCGAGAGATCGGCGCCGCGCGTGAGGAGGTCCCGGGCCGGCGTGGCTACCCCGGTTACATGTACACGGACCTGGCCCAGCTCTACGAGCGGGCCGGCCGCATCGAGGGCCGCGAGGGCTCTGTCACGCAGATTCCCATCCTCACGATGCCGGGCGACGACGACACGCACCCCATCCCGGACCTCACGGGGTACATCACCGAGGGCCAGATCTACATCGACCGCGACCTCAACAGCCAGGGCGTCCAGCCGCCGATCAACGTCCTGCCGAGCCTGTCGCGGCTGATGGACGACGGCATCGGTGAGGGGCTCACCCGCGCCGACCACGCCGACGTGAAAGACCAGATCTTCGCCGCCTACGCGGAGGGTGAGGACCTCCGGGACCTGGTGAACATCGTCGGCCGCGAGGCGCTGTCGGACCTCGACAACAAGTACCTGGACTTCGCGGACCGCTTCGAGGACGAGTTCGTCGACCAGGGGACGGACACGGACCGCGACATCGACGAGACCCTCGAACTCGGCTGGGACCTGCTCTCGATGCTCCCCAAGGACGCGCTGAACCGCATCGACGAGGAGCTCATCGAGGAACACTACCGCGAGGACGAGACGGCCGAAGAAGTCGCCGCGGACTGA
- a CDS encoding MinD/ParA family ATP-binding protein: protein MAGYVCTIAGGKGGVGKTTTAVNVGAGLQELGYDVAVVDADLGMANLGSMLAVEPDRSVHEILAGDAAVSEALTDAPGGLTVIAGEQSLDAFADADPAKLRKVIKTLRAAYDAVIIDTGAGLSHEVAVPLGLADGIVLVTTPDEVAVGDTVKTAQLAERIDGNVVGGLITRVTRHTDVADINERFDFPLLAVIPDDPQATTEEPLVRYEPDSPAADAYLRLTDALEGVFFEGDTADVDLDTIVDDAWFIDEEEAATVEGDEADEESSGGVFGLFN, encoded by the coding sequence ATGGCGGGGTATGTTTGTACCATCGCAGGCGGGAAAGGCGGGGTCGGCAAGACTACCACTGCTGTCAACGTCGGTGCGGGACTGCAGGAACTGGGGTACGACGTCGCCGTCGTCGACGCCGACCTCGGGATGGCGAATCTGGGGTCGATGCTGGCGGTCGAACCCGACAGAAGCGTCCACGAGATTCTGGCCGGCGATGCGGCCGTCAGCGAGGCCCTGACCGACGCTCCCGGCGGCCTGACCGTCATCGCCGGCGAGCAGTCCCTGGACGCCTTCGCCGACGCCGACCCGGCAAAGCTCCGGAAGGTGATAAAGACCCTCCGGGCCGCCTACGACGCCGTCATCATCGACACCGGCGCGGGACTGAGCCACGAGGTGGCCGTTCCCCTGGGACTCGCGGACGGCATCGTCCTCGTCACGACCCCCGACGAGGTCGCCGTCGGCGACACGGTCAAGACCGCCCAACTGGCCGAGCGCATCGACGGCAACGTCGTCGGCGGCCTCATCACGCGGGTGACACGCCACACGGACGTGGCCGACATCAACGAACGGTTCGACTTCCCGCTGCTCGCCGTCATCCCCGACGACCCGCAGGCGACAACCGAGGAGCCGCTGGTCCGCTACGAACCCGACAGCCCCGCCGCGGACGCCTATCTCCGCCTGACTGACGCGCTCGAGGGCGTCTTCTTCGAGGGGGACACCGCCGACGTCGACCTCGACACAATCGTCGACGACGCCTGGTTCATCGACGAGGAGGAGGCGGCGACGGTGGAGGGCGACGAGGCCGACGAGGAGAGCTCCGGCGGCGTCTTCGGGCTGTTCAACTAG
- a CDS encoding site-2 protease family protein: MVGTLTWVLVGLAAYTLAAMTLKSRGVIPEYVKFSGPLATVHTQRGKRILTRLARPKRFWRAWGNLGVGAALVVMVGSFLLVAFSAYQAVVNPQPSALNEPRNALAIPGVNDFLPLSVAPEIVLGLVLALIVHEGGHGLFCRVEDIDIESMGLALLAVIPIGAFVEPDESELLKSDRGAQVRMYAAGVTNNFALSFVALLLLFGPIAGSIAVVDGYHVGGTVEETPAAQAGIESGDVITGINGQAVQSPSDLESTLAATNETRVTVDFRNKESATVQRSAVVSSAIESAPLESGETIVSVNGTSVSTTEQFIDASRAHPVAELRTEGGRTVVMPTGSYALVSADGALAGEGAPAETGIVITEIDGERTVNTAQLRDVLDNRSAGETLAVTAYVDGERRTYNVTAGDDGTGGALLGIAPQTGVSGIEVNDFGLDQYPAAAFLNAIGGDPGTGVQAADTGFFQQIYFAFVLPVIGEAPGGGLGYNFPGFTGFWVDFYTVDGPLSALGDSAVFLFANVLFWTGWINIVIGQFNLIPTFPLDGGHILRASTESVVSRLPVPGRRSLTTAVTLAVTVSMIGGLFVMLFGPRFFA, from the coding sequence ATGGTCGGCACGCTGACGTGGGTCCTCGTCGGACTCGCCGCGTACACGCTGGCGGCGATGACGCTCAAATCCCGCGGCGTAATACCCGAATACGTCAAGTTCAGTGGCCCGCTCGCGACGGTTCACACCCAGCGAGGCAAGCGGATACTGACGCGACTGGCCCGGCCCAAGCGGTTCTGGCGCGCCTGGGGGAACCTGGGCGTCGGCGCCGCTCTCGTCGTGATGGTCGGCTCGTTTCTGCTGGTCGCCTTTAGCGCCTACCAGGCGGTGGTCAACCCACAGCCCTCGGCGCTGAACGAGCCCCGCAACGCCCTGGCGATTCCGGGCGTCAACGACTTCCTGCCGCTGTCGGTCGCACCCGAAATCGTCCTGGGGCTGGTACTCGCCCTCATCGTCCACGAGGGCGGCCACGGACTGTTCTGCCGGGTCGAGGACATCGACATCGAGTCGATGGGGCTGGCGCTGCTCGCGGTCATCCCCATCGGCGCCTTCGTCGAACCCGACGAGTCGGAGCTGCTGAAGTCGGACCGGGGCGCGCAGGTGCGGATGTACGCCGCGGGCGTGACGAACAACTTCGCGCTGTCTTTCGTCGCGCTCCTCCTGCTGTTCGGGCCGATAGCGGGCTCTATCGCCGTCGTCGACGGCTACCACGTCGGCGGCACCGTCGAGGAGACCCCCGCGGCACAGGCGGGTATCGAGTCGGGCGACGTGATAACGGGCATCAACGGCCAAGCGGTGCAGAGCCCCAGCGACCTGGAGTCGACGCTCGCAGCGACCAACGAGACGCGCGTGACGGTGGACTTCCGGAACAAGGAGTCCGCGACGGTCCAGCGGTCGGCGGTCGTCAGCAGCGCTATCGAGAGCGCGCCCCTGGAAAGCGGTGAGACCATCGTCAGCGTCAACGGAACGAGCGTCTCGACGACCGAGCAGTTCATCGACGCCTCGCGGGCCCACCCCGTCGCGGAGCTTCGGACGGAGGGCGGCCGGACCGTGGTGATGCCGACCGGGAGCTACGCGCTCGTCAGCGCCGACGGGGCGCTCGCTGGCGAGGGTGCGCCCGCCGAAACCGGCATCGTCATCACGGAAATCGACGGCGAACGGACCGTGAACACGGCCCAACTGCGGGACGTGCTGGACAACCGCTCGGCCGGTGAGACGCTCGCCGTCACCGCCTACGTCGACGGCGAGCGACGGACCTACAACGTCACTGCCGGCGACGACGGCACCGGGGGCGCGCTGCTCGGCATCGCGCCCCAGACGGGCGTGTCGGGCATCGAGGTCAACGACTTCGGCCTCGACCAGTACCCGGCGGCGGCGTTCCTGAACGCCATCGGCGGGGACCCCGGGACTGGCGTTCAGGCGGCCGACACCGGCTTTTTCCAGCAGATTTACTTCGCCTTCGTCCTCCCCGTCATCGGTGAGGCCCCCGGCGGCGGCCTCGGGTACAACTTCCCCGGCTTCACCGGCTTCTGGGTCGACTTCTACACCGTCGACGGACCGCTCTCCGCCCTCGGGGACTCGGCCGTCTTCCTGTTCGCGAACGTCCTGTTCTGGACCGGGTGGATAAACATCGTCATCGGCCAGTTCAACCTCATCCCGACCTTCCCGCTCGACGGCGGCCACATCCTCCGGGCGTCGACGGAGTCGGTGGTCTCCAGACTCCCCGTGCCCGGTCGCCGGAGCCTCACGACGGCCGTCACGTTGGCGGTGACAGTGTCGATGATAGGCGGGCTGTTCGTGATGCTGTTTGGCCCGCGCTTTTTCGCGTAG
- a CDS encoding bacteriorhodopsin produces the protein MPQPGSEQIWLWLGTAGMFLGMLYFIGRGWGETDDRRQKFYIATILITAIAFVNYLMMALGFGLTFIDLPNDPEAPIYWARYTDWLFTTPLLLYDLALLAGADRNTISTLVSLDVLMIGTGVLATLSAGSGVLSAGAERLVWWGISTAFLLVLLYFLFSTLSSRVTDLPSDTQGTFRTLRNLVAVVWLVYPVWWLIGTEGLGLVGIFSETAGFMVIDLVAKVGFGFILLRSHSVLDGAAAPTGATPADD, from the coding sequence ATGCCACAACCAGGGAGCGAACAGATATGGCTATGGCTCGGCACAGCAGGCATGTTCCTCGGCATGCTGTACTTCATCGGCCGAGGCTGGGGTGAGACCGACGACCGCCGTCAGAAGTTCTACATCGCCACGATACTGATAACGGCGATAGCGTTCGTGAACTATCTGATGATGGCGCTCGGGTTCGGGCTGACCTTCATCGACCTGCCGAACGACCCGGAGGCCCCCATCTACTGGGCCCGCTACACGGACTGGCTGTTTACCACGCCGCTGTTGCTGTACGACCTCGCGTTGCTCGCGGGGGCGGACCGCAACACCATCTCGACGCTGGTCAGCCTCGACGTGTTGATGATAGGCACCGGCGTGTTGGCGACGCTGTCGGCCGGGAGCGGCGTCCTCTCGGCGGGCGCGGAGCGGCTCGTCTGGTGGGGCATCAGCACCGCCTTCCTGCTCGTGTTGCTGTATTTCCTGTTCAGCACGCTGTCGAGCAGGGTCACCGACCTCCCCAGCGACACCCAGGGGACCTTCCGGACGCTGCGGAACCTCGTGGCCGTGGTCTGGCTGGTCTACCCCGTCTGGTGGCTCATCGGCACCGAAGGGCTCGGACTGGTCGGCATCTTCTCGGAGACGGCCGGCTTCATGGTCATCGACCTGGTCGCGAAGGTCGGCTTCGGGTTCATCCTCCTGCGCAGTCACAGCGTCCTCGATGGCGCGGCCGCCCCGACGGGCGCGACGCCGGCGGACGACTAG